Below is a genomic region from Alosa alosa isolate M-15738 ecotype Scorff River chromosome 24, AALO_Geno_1.1, whole genome shotgun sequence.
ACAGATGCATTGTGAGAGGTGCAGAGTTTTCTTGGGCTAGCTTCATATTACAGATGCATTGTGAGATGCATATTACAGATGCATTGTGAGAGGGTTTGATTCCAACAACCTAAATGAGCTCAGTTCCCACAATGTTAGCGTGTtgctttacagtttttctcaattgtttacacacaaatACTGGTACTTGAATACCAGTTACAACATGTAACTCGTGCACCAACCCCCTGAACCAATTCTGCTAAACTACAAGCACAATTCCTGCTGTACACTCAAATTGCAGTtctaaaacacacttttttcaaaacactacacacaattctcTGCATTTGGCACAATTTTCATGAAAAAATGTCTTGTTTTCACAAGGAAAATACTGCCACTCAAATTCTAAAGTTAATTGCCCTACTATGCATTCTGACTCATCACATGGGCAAACACCTGTCACAGTTTTACAATTAGCAATCAGAGCTTTAGCATAATGCTTGTGATGTGGAAGAGGTGCTGTGGCCAGACCGAAACAGAAGAGAGGATGcagtatagtttttttttttttactgtaacagTATACAGTAAATTCTTCTGTTGCTTTGTATGTAGACCACTGTATGTGCAACTTTGTGTTGGTTGAGATGTACACTGTgtacattgtttttttgttgggaaaataaaatatatttgttaccgtgtatttgtgtgttctgtgtataaaaacaatattctaaaatattttacaacacacttaTGTATGTACTGTCTGTAGTAAGTGTAACACTGAACAATAAAAGGCCTTAGTCATTATGATGAATGGAGAAGAAGTGTTTTCCATTCATCATAGTGTTTTACATTGAGCACACGTTGTTCAACTGGTTCTTATAAATGTCTATTTATATGAATGTTTGTgtcatttgaaaacaaactagaatgtaatgccagaggaattacaatagtggatggaaagctgctggcttaatgttggtggggaaattccttgaaaaaaaaacattaaaaacattaaatcacttaatctttgagttcatacaaaccctcgtagcaaaagaccttgtgtgtcaaggcgttcttgagatataacactcaaggtgtttttgaccttgacctttgacctccaacatcaattcacttcatatTTGAGTccaaactacacatcctgtttaagtgtttcccgtgtgtcaaaataaaagtcacagccatatctcatgctttgcgcattatcctttccagaacggtttgacgcatgtgcttcaaatttggtacaagtgtttgtatggactcaaagatgaagtgagttgatgttggaggtcaaaggtcaaaggtcaagtcaatgaacactctgagtgcgatatctcaagaaggccttgacatacatgcctaccaaatttcaggcatgtatgtcaaggccttcttgagggagagaggtgcagTGAGAGAATGGGTGCTCTACACTACGCACAtctctatgaaataatgtagcctagactaatccatattttaaatattttaaaaacaatcatggaaaaaatgtcaatatgctagacagatattgtgagtaggcctaatgcaggaatggacgttacagttattcagtaactataacgaattactgaaatttaaatTGTAATGTGTTACCTTTAGACTAGCCTACTTCGTTTCCCAATAAAGTAACGAAATTACAGTAacacgttacccccaacactggccTATTGAACTTTGgtggatgatggacagatgtcagtgccctagcctaatttaccctcggaaataattctacattgtctttatacaatatatttaactggtctagacatggtgtggtctattgggtttcacgtaatttcaacatacagctttacagaataaatattgttaacatgttaggaTCAGCCATAGGATTCCCACGGTAGCCAGCGTCTGTGAGCTACACCTGATCTTACCAAAATGGCCCATAGAGTCATAGAACGTACTTCAACATATCCAACGTATTCTCCTGCCAGTAAtctatcttgctctgttctagaatctttgccgGGAACTaatctgggagcttaacaagcgcagctgcctttaggccattatgacatcacagcctttgaagtctatggggggaaaatgagctttttaacatttttaatcccctatttctcaaaaagtataaactttttaaaaaatctgaaataataactctcttgccccactccagaccttcagaacggttatttcaacatgtctgtacgttaagcggttagagtcgcattaattcttgaaaaggtaaaaagaaaaaaaggttataataactagaatgtaatgccagaggaattacaatagtggatggaaagctgctggcttaatgttggtggggaaattccttgaaaaaaaaaacattaaatcacttaatctttgagttcatacaaaccctcataccaaaagaccttgtgtgtcaaggcgttcttgagatataacactcaaggtgcttttgaccttgacatttgacctttgacctccaacatcaattcacttcatctttgaatccatacaaatactcataccaaatttcaggcatgtatgtcaaggcattcttgagatatcacacccagagtgttcattgacttgacctttgacctttgacctccaacatcaactcacttcatctttgagtccatacaaacacttgtaccaaatttgaagcacatgcgtcaaaccgttctggagatataatgcaaaagcatgagatatggctatgacttttattttgacacacggaaacacttaaacaggatcgaggttttagggagcaccagattgtatgcattagaagctgagacagttgatttcacaggtgacacctgtgtcagtgttctaattagcccgggaactaatctgggagcttaacaagcgcagctgcctttaggccattatgacatcacagcctttgaagtctatggggagaaaatgagctttttaacatttttaatcccctatttctcaaaaagtataaactttttaaaaaatctgaaaaaataactctcttgccccactccagaccttcacaacggttatttcaacatgtctgtacgttaagcggttagagacgcattcattcttgaaaaggtaaaaagaaaaaaaggttataataataactagaaaaccatttcctgaaggaaatacagtgcataaaaatgcaaaaatatgatgtaaaatatcatacagagtaaaaacaaactatattggttgctaggtagatgaggtttaatatagttggaatgactgaacagttaaataggtggattgtttaaatggttaaattatttaggtatatagttgacgataactaacagttggaatggctctaatgtttgctagcagttatgctaactatgttaacaaagataataatgctaaccaagtgaCTTAACctagttaatttagctaatgttttctagcagtttttttttttaatgttaataatgttaatgctgttaactatgccatgtgacttagctaacttagcttatcatttttagtagttatactaactatgctaactagcatgctaactatgtgaaccatgtgacttagctaacttagctaattatttttagcagttatgctaacaatgctaactaacatgctaaccatgtgacttagctaacctagctaataatttttagtagttatgctaactatgctaattagaaTGCTATtgatgctaactatgctaaccatgtgacttagctaacctagctaatcatttttagttgttatgttaactatgctaattagcatggaacaatgctaactatgctaaccatgtgacttagctaacctagctaatcatttttagttgttatgttaactatgctaactagcatggaacaatgctaactatgctaaccatgtgacttagctaacctagctaattatttttaacagttatgctaactaacatgttaacaatgctaacatgctaactatgttaaccatgttacttagctaacttagctaatcatttttagtagttatgctaactatgctaactagcatgctaacaatattaaaatgttaactatgctaaccatgtgacttagctaacttagctaatcatttttagtagttattctaactagcatgctaacaatattaaaatgttaactatgctaaccatgtgacttagctaacctagctaatcatttttagcagttatgttaactatgctaactagcatgttaacatgccagcatgctaactatgctaaccatgttacttagctaacttagctaatcatttttagcagttttgttaaaaatgttaacaatgctagcaatgctaacatgctaactatattaaccatgctaactagctacagtgggtaggagtcatagttgatgacaagtaacagttacaatggctgaacagttaaaaagttcagtagtttgaagggttaaattgttttacagtgaactattgtagtgaggacttttattatgaaacagtttttggcagaggaagcagttgaacaggatgtgtagtcttaatagggccagtttgtatgcttaaagcctgagactggcagttgatccaggtggccggaacacctggcataggattctaattgcttaactgctctattgtgatgtcatcagcccatgttaatcatacacaaatcacaaatgactggttacaaggatacaaggatacaaggaagtttattgtcacatgcatatagttactggaagtaagaaatgcagtgaaattatgtctggtgtcagcctatttgtacattaatggggggtaaaaagtgcagtagaagaggggtttagtagattaagtggcaagggctgcgggctgcataaaaaggtggggaggattgggattggctgggggcaccaacaaggagcacccaagagcaacaggggcaaggaaaaactcccttaccaaggaagaaaccttgggcagatccacggctcaaggggctaacccaactgccagggtcttggtgtgtgtgttgggggatgacaggggagatgggatagtgtgctgtgtatgtggggagagggcagtgtgcaatatgtgtgttggagaagcttcctcatgagacaatgtgctgtgtattgggggggggggggcagtgtaatgtaagtatgttggggatgtgtgttggagaagcttcctgatgaaataatgtgctgtgtatgtaggggcagggacttactattgcaagcagagtactgtatgtaatgtatgtgagtgatgacagtgaagatgtgtgtgtgggcgggaggggagtggagcagtgactgtgtgtgtgtgtgtagtgtgtgtgtgggtggttatGGGCtatattatggttatggttattggGGGAGGGGTGGCCTTTTATGTAAAAgcctagtggggctacatgcccaccaagtttcatgtgccctggtgtttcgtgtcccgggaatcgttgaccaaaaattcaggaagtagatgacggaagaaaaaaagtaaaaaacactAGCTGCACtagtggcggtcataattattgcACAGGTGGGAAAGCTGGATCATTTTGCTCTTGCCATTAATCTTTTTATTTTATGATATACATATTTTTGTCAGAAACCTCTATACAAGATATGCAAACTGGTTAGTACAACAGATAAAGttaaatacatacaaacacacacacacacacagagacacacacaggcacaccacacacacacccaccacacccacactcacaacGTATATGCTATGTCCAATAAATACATGGATAAATAAAGTTATAAATAATCACTGACACTACATAATGAATGATAAAGCATAAAATTATACTATTGGTCGTTTCAATAAAAACAAAGTCCATTGCAACCCCTTTTCCTGTGTTTACAGGCCTTCAGTCAATCCGGGCTATGCAAATGTAATGCCTGTCAAATGTCAAAAGTGGAAACATTTCCTTCATGGGGAGTTGATGGGgagtattgggggggggggggcgtttGGGGGGGCAGGCACACGGGCGCCTACCAGGACTGCGTGGCAATGATGGCCAGGAGGGTGAGGCTGAAAGTGGTTCCAAGACTGATCCTGCTGGTGATGTCTCCTGAGCTGACGGCTGCAGGGCGACAAACAATGTTAGGTGGACAATGTTAGGTGGACAACACCCAGATTAGGTAAAAACGTAATTTGTTCACATAATAGGACAGACGAGAACACGATGTAATAACACCCATTAATGGTTTAGACAGGGCAATATTGGTAGAtaagttaaaaaaatatttgacaaCAAGCATTGTTTCACAAAGAAGAGATGCAGTCACATTAGAAATCTAGACCGCTGGCACCAAATATCTCCATATAGCACTCACAAAGAAATTAGAGGTGGCTGTCAGTTAGGAAATGATTGGATTGGATATAGTGATCAAATAAACTCACCTGTGCCATTTACTGAGACAATGTTAATAGTCAGGTTTCCACTTGCTGCTGCTCGCACCATGGTGTTGTATATGGCGGTTGCACTTGGTAATGTGGCGTTGTATGTGAAGTAGAGGTTTGATTGGGTTACATAGAGTTTTGCGTAAACTGTCCCATccctgaggaaaaaaaaaccgTGGTTAATTAGAAGGGCTTCACTTGATTGGTTGACACCAAGTAGCAACTAAGTACAATCCATCGGGGAATTTATTTGAATATAAATTCAGAACATGTCAAAATAACATTGATGCTAGTGCTACTTTCATGTTTATTGTTTGTTGATAACACTCAGTATCCATAAAGGACTATAAACACATTCATAAAAGAATTAAAGTATTCCAAATGCATTATAATGATCGTCACTAATATATATCTATTACTACACTCTGAGTTACAATGTTGTAGAATAAGCATTGTGATAGTTCAACCTGTACAATAGCATATTACTTAAGCAATCCAGTCATGACTGTGTGGAAAAGTTATGTATAGAATTATGCTAATAATTATGAGGTGTTATGAATGCTTTATAGCATTCTTATGAATGTGTTTATAATGATTAACGGGTATTGGGTTTATAAGTGTTACCTGTGTATATTTTGGGGATAGCATATCTATACAATATCAATAAAAGATCATTAAAAGATAATTACGTGTATGTTGTGGGGTTCAAAGAGACAAAGTTTGTAGAATAATCTTCCAAAAAGAAGGGCTCCAGCTGAAAAGGGGAATCAAATAGAGTTAAACGTCATTCAGACTGCAAGCGACTAGTGAAAAGAGACCAAGTAATGTTAATATAGCCAAATTCAACGATTACAATCGAAATAACCACTTGTGACCCGAATCATTACGCACCAAGTTAAAAGGATTTCAACTTGATTTGAATTTCAATTTGTTCTTGTTAGAATGATTTCAACTAGTATTGGATTTCAATTTGTACTTCTTAGAATGATTTCAACAATGTATTGGCCTATATGTAACCTATATGCTTTAGACCTAGACTTAACTAACTCGTACTTTTGCCAGACAAACATTGTATAATCAATACAATCTTCTATTTTGTCATAAATGTATTATTGCAGACTCACCTCAGATTTAATTTTGGATGTCGTATCACGGTAGGCAGTTGAGTTGACAGCGGCCAGAGTAATGGCAGAAGACTCATTGGTGATGGTGAACGGAACATTGGCAATCATCTGTGGCTCGTCTGTGAAACAAAATAACCTGTGGTAAGTaattgtacgtgtgtgtgtgtgtgtttgtgtgtgtgtgtgtgtgtgtgtgtgtgtgtagttgtgtgtgtgtgtgagcataaaATGCTACAGTTAAGATCAGTCTGATGTTTGATACTTAGCTTTGTTAAAAAACGAGAAACTCACGGAGAACAGAGATTGTGCTTGTGTCCACAGACAGGTTGGCGGGGCTGGGCTGCTCTTTCAGTTGCTCGAGCACCTCCGTTGTGTCAGGGACAGTGTCTGGTACAGACTGATCAAACTCCACATTCATCTCTGCCTCTGTGTTGTCTGCGCGAAAACGGGCCACGGCCCTttttagaaaaagagagaaaataaaactcattatgaatgtgtttgttgAACGGTCGACTTTGATCATAGCCATGGACATTACCATATGCAAAATAACTGGTTGTTGCTGGAGAAAATCAGTAGGGCCTAACTTACCTCAGTGATATGACAACGACTCGGAAGAACCTTGACCCATATTTCGCTTGGTAGATTGGTGTGGACTGTGAACACAgaattatcattaggctattggGAACGAATCCAGTCTTATAGCATTACAAACAATATTATCTgtcttattacacggctcttcacaaggcaagtagaacgctccattgacttgaatgggatttcccaaagttctagcggtcattatttccgaGGTCTGctccgctgtcaatggcaacggagtttgtacttctaattcaggtatttcatatcactacgcaaggactggaacttcattcaaaagtgaaagcagacagttctgccctacaaagccaaagtGCAGTATCTACGAAAATTTGATTGAACGGTGGATATGGCATTTTATATTGGTGTAAAAAAGTGAATTTCACAAAAAATGCAGATACTGCactttggctttgtagggcagAGTTGATccgctgtgttctaaagaatgtttgagtcaagttcagcgtgtggtgttccaaactatttgtttctcagcaaatgacACTGCTGCGCGTCGTGGTCCGGTTGCCCTGTCGGGagttattttcccaataatgaccggcgttctatatattatcccttacttattatatgtatatattatatatatgtcTGATTTAATGTCTTCTTCTCAAaggtaaaacattttttgtattttaggcAAATCAAATGACTTTGAGTGACTGAAACAGTAATTGTAAATTAGCCTTACCCAGCTAACAATGGAAGCAGCTAGCGTCTGGTAAGCTTCAGTTTTGGGGTTGCTGTAATCAGCAATGTAGGTTTTGGTCATCACAAAGCTCATTGCAACTATGTAACGTGGAGTGGTCATTGGagatgctgctgttgttgttggcgctgctgttgttgttgttgtcgttggtgctgctgttgttggtgtCGTTGTtcgcgctgctgttgttgttgttggtgctgctgttgttgttgttgttgttggcgctgctgttgttgttgttgtcattggtgctgctgttgttgttgttggtgctgctgttgttgttgttgttgttggtgctgctgttgttgttgttgtcattggtgctgctgttgttgttgttgttggtgctgctgttgttgttgttgtcgttggtgctgctgttgttgttggcgctgctgttgttgttgttgtcgttggtgctgctgttgttggtgtcgttgttgctgctgttgttgttgttggtgctgctgttgttgttgttgttgttgtttgctgttgttgttgttgtcattggtgctgctgttgttttgtttagttGCTGCTATTTATTCCTTTCACGTTAATTTTcactatttatttgttattgtcATTGGTGCTGTTATTTGTTGTTAAAGATTactgctatttatttatttatttatcgttgggtgctgctgctgttgttaaaCTGCTATTTATTTGTTGTTATGGTTAGATTACTGCTGTTGTTTAATTATGGATTGTtcagctgctgttgttgttattgtagtGCTCTgctgttgttatttatttaatttgttgGCGCTTTCTTTCTATTTGTTGTTGTCATTgaattgctgctgttgttgttgttggtgctgctgttgttgttgttggtgctgctgttgttgttgttgtcattggtgctgctgttgttgttgttggtgctgctgttgttgttggcgctgctgttgttgttgttgtcgttggtgctgctgttgttggtgtCGTTGttggcgctgctgttgttgttgttggtgctgctgttgttgttgttgttgttggcgctgctgttgttgttgttgtcgttggtgctgctgttgttgttgttgtcattggtgctgctgttgttgttgttgttggtgctactgttatttattgttatcgttggtgctgctgttgttgttaggcgctgctgttgttgttattgtcgtTAATTACTGCTGTTGTTGGTGTGGTTATTACATGCTGTTATTTAttgttggtgctgctgttgttgttgttgttgttggtcgctgctgttgttgttgttgtcattggtgctgctgttgttgttgttggtgctgttgttgttgttgtcgttggtgctgctgttgttgttgttgtcgttggtgctgctgttgttgttgttggtgcttgttgttgttgttgtcgttggtgctgctgttgttgttggcgctgctgttgttgttgttgtcgttggtgctgctgttgttggtgtCGTTGTtcgcgctgctgttgttgttgttggtgctgctgttgttgttgttgttgttggcgctgctgttgttgttgttgtcattggtgctgctgttgttgttggtgctgctgttgttgttgtcgttggtgctgctgttgttgttgttgtcattggtgctgctgttgttgttgttggtgctgctgttgttgttgttgtggtggtgctgctgtttgttggcgctgctgttgttgttgttgtcgttggtgctgctgttgttagTATCGTTATTAACTGCTGTTATTTGTTGTTAGtgcctgttgttgttgttgttattggcGCTATATTATTTGTTGTTATCATTAGTACtgctattgttgttgttggtactactgttgttgttgtaatttaatttctgttgttgttgttgtcattggtgctgctgttgttgttgttgaattactgctgttgttgttgttatcgttagtgctgctgttgttgttggcgctgctgttgttgttgttgtcgttggtgctgctgttgttggtgtCGTTGTtcgcgctgctgttgttgttgttggtgctgctgttgttgttgttgtcattggtgctgctgttgttgttgttggtgctgctgttgttgttgtcgttggtgctgctgttgttgttgttgtcattggtgctgctgttgttgttggtgctgctgttgttgttgttgtgttggtgctgctgttgttgttggctgctgttgttgttgttgtcgttggtgctgctgttgttagTGTCGTTGTTAGCGCTACTGTTGTTAttggtgctgttgttgttgttgttgttgttgctactGTTGTTGTTATCGTGGTGCTACTGTTGTTGTtattggtgctgctgttgttgttatcattggtgctgctgttacattgttgttgtcattggtgctgctgttgttgttatttagtgctgctgttgttgttgttatcattggtgctgctgttgttgttaggctgctatttatttgttgttgtcgttggtgCTGTTGTTGGTGTCGTTGTtcgcgctgctgttgttgttgttggtgctgctgttgttgttgttgttgttggcgctgctgttgttgttgttggtgctgctgttgttgttgtcgttggtgctgctgttgttgttgtcattggtgctgctgttgttgttgttggtgctgctgttgttgttgttgtcgttggtgctgctgttgttgttggcgctgctgttgttgttgttgtcgttggtgctgctgttgttggtgtCGTTGTtcgcgctgctgttgttgttgttgttggtgctgctgttgttgttgttgttggcgctgctgttgttgttgttgtcattggtgctgctgttgttgttgttggtgctgctgttgttgttgtcgttggtgctgctgttgttgttgttggtgctgctgttgttgttgttgtcgttggtgctgctgttgttgttgtcgttgttcgctgctgttgttgttgttggtgctgctgttgttgttgttgttgttggcgctgctgttgttgttgtcattggtgctgctgttgttgttgttggtgctgctgttgttgttgtcgttgttgctgctgttgttgttgttgtcattggtgctgctgttgttgttgttggtgctgctgttgttgttgttgttgttggcgctgctgttgttgttgttgtcgttggtaCCTGCTGTTGTTAATTATGGTTATTCGCGctgctgttgttattgttggtgctgctgttgttgttatttattgttggcgctatgttgttgttgttggtgctgcTATTTGTTGtcgttggtgctgctgttgttgttgttgtcattggtgctgctgttgttgttgttggtgctgctgttgttgttgtcgttggtgctgctgttgttgttgttgttgttggcgctgctgttgttgttgttgtcattggtgctgctgttgttggtgtCGTTGTtcgcgctgctgttgttgttgttggtgctgctgttgttgttgttgttgttggcgctgttgttgttgttgttggtgctgctgttgttgttgtcgttggtgctgctgttgttgttgttgtcattggtgctgctgttgttgttgttggtgctgctgttgttgttgtcgttgg
It encodes:
- the LOC125289659 gene encoding uncharacterized protein LOC125289659, with amino-acid sequence MTTPRYIVAMSFVMTKTYIADYSNPKTEAYQTLAASIVSWSTPIYQAKYGSRFFRVVVISLRAVARFRADNTEAEMNVEFDQSVPDTVPDTTEVLEQLKEQPSPANLSVDTSTISVLHEPQMIANVPFTITNESSAITLAAVNSTAYRDTTSKIKSELEPFFLEDYSTNFVSLNPTTYTDGTVYAKLYVTQSNLYFTYNATLPSATAIYNTMVRAAASGNLTINIVSVNGTAVSSGDITSRISLGTTFSLTLLAIIATQSW